The nucleotide sequence AGATAATGATTAAGTGAGATTGTATAATATGTGCTTGAACTGCTATAATATGAGGAGCCATAGCTACCTTTTACTCTTTCAACAGGAATCACCAATAAGTTTAAGTCTTTGTCAGGATTCTTTTCAATCTGATTCTTCAGCAATGCGGAAATATTGCTGAAACTGTACTGTCTTGTACTTGCCTTATAATCAGTCGACAAAAAAGAAGTAATATTGTTTTCTATCTGACCATTTTCAAAGAACGTATTTACGGAGTCTTCTGGAATAAGCAACAGATTGGTAGGAGGTGCTAAAGCATATTTCCAGCTTTCCTGTGGCATTGCTTTTAGTGTTAAGGGCATATTGTTAATAATATGTCCGTTAACCTTCTTAATTATTTCAGCGGCTGGAATTGTTAGACGTGTAAATACGCCTGCAGGCGATTTAAGATAAGAATACTCATCATTAGGTTGCAGAAGAGTTTCTATCCCTGAATTTTTTATTCTGTTGAGCTGAATAACCTCTTTTGTTACATTGAATCTTTCAACACCCTGTGCTACAAAAGAAGAGTCCTGTCCGGCACTTCCCTTAACAGTTGCCATGTATTTGTAATAAATACTAAAAGTAGAGTTGGCTACATTTAATATATTTCCACTACCAAAGGTAGTTGTAACATATAAACCCGGAAAGAATTTATTAAAATTTTCCTGATTCTTAAATGAGCCTGGATTTGTAATCGTTTCGTTGTAGAAATTCTGACCAATCCCTTTAGAAAGACGAACGGTAATATGAGGAACGTAGTAATTAGCGTCGTCCGTGTCAGTTATTTTACGTATAGAATCCGAAACAGTTGCATCATACGCTGTATAAGTCTGCATACCAAGCGATGTATTCATATCACTGTAATTTGCAGGATTCATATTAGTATAATAATTCTTAGTCAGCGGAGTCGTTACATTATATATTTGAACACGCATAGGAGTCAGCGTGTCCCCGATAGACGAATAATATGTAATGCGAAAATCTACGGAGTCAATCGCTCCACCAATAGGAGTATGAGTGAACTTGTAATTTTCAGGACAATAGAACTGGCAAATATAGTCGGACTTCAGATTGCCGTATAAAGGATCATAGAATTCACCCAATAAACCTGTAACACTTCTGGCAAAAATAGAATCAACCTTAACCGTTGATGATTTCATCATAAAGGTATCGGTAAACACAGCTATTTTATCGCTGTCTGGTTGAATAGAAGAGCCAACGAGGTTCAAATCATCATCACAGCCGACCATCGATAATGCGGCTGCACCAAGTCCTAGTATTAAAAGCTTGATTTTCATTGCTGTTATTGATTATTGTCCAACACTACATCGTAAAACGAATTGAATGAATCCATATACGTTTCAGGTGTCTGATAAGGAAGAAACGGAGTTTTAGTATTTGTTTCTATATACTTGGTAATCTCGGGATTTATTGTTTCGCTTCCTTGAATTACTCCATCTGAAAAATCAATGGCTAATTTGGCCAAAGATACAAAACTTGTATCATCTTTGATCGACCGTAAATCATTTTCAGCAATGCCATCCATATTAAGTTTATTGAAAAACTCTTTACGGAAAGGAACCTGAAAATCGTCATTGTAAATGGAATAAACAATTTTTGCATTTTTCAAACAAGGATCGTCAGCATAAGCCCGTTTGATGTACAAACCAGTCAGAGCAGACATCCAGCCATGACAATGAATCAGGTCCGGAATCCATCTAAGTTTTTTTACGGTTTCAAGTACACCGCGTACATAAAATATGGATCGGTCATCGTTGTCTTCGAATTCGGTTCCATTATCGTCGGTAACTGTCGCTTTGCGCTGAAAGAAATCGTCGTTATCGATAAAGTACACCTGCATTCGGGCAGATTGTATAGATGCAACCTTAATGATCAGCGGATGATCAGTGTCATCAATAATAAGATTCATTCCTGAAAGTCGTATAACTTCATGTAGTTGGTTACGACGTTCGTTGATATTTCCGAACTTAGGCATGAATGTCCTTATTTCGCGACCTCTTTCCTGAATTCCTTGCGGCAAGTTTCTGCAAATTGTTGCAATTTCTGATTCAGGAAGATAAGGTGTAATTTCTTGAGTAATAAACAAGATCTTTTTTGCATCCATTCTATAAACACTTTTTTAAAAACGGTACAAAGATAGTAAAAAAAAACGGTTAAATATCAAAGGTTTTGGATGAATGATTTTTGGATAAAATTATTATTAATTCTAATTATCAATAGTTTAGTGAGTTATCTGCTTGTTAGAGTATAAAAATGCATCTTTTCTTTCATATCCGGTATTTATTTATTTGCTTTGCATCCTCATTAAGCATCTAAATGATGAAAATAGTAAACAGTATTAAGGAATTGCGTCTTCAACTTGATGAAGATAAGCAAAAAGGCAAAAAGGTAGGGTTGGTTCCCACAATGGGAGCATTACATGCAGGACATATTAGCCTGGTTAAACGTTGCGTTGCTGAGAATGATGTATGTGTGGTAAGTATATTTGTGAATCCCACACAATTTAATAATCCAAATGATTTACTCACGTATCCGAGAACGCTGGATGAAGATTGCCAATTGTTGGAATCATCCGGTTGTACCTATGTTTTTGCTCCTTCGGTGGAAGAAATGTACCCGGAACCTGATAATAGGGTATTTGATTTTGGAACAGTAGCCCAGGTAATGGAAGGTGCCCGGCGTCCGGGTCATTTCAACGGAGTGGCCCAAATTGTAAGTAAGCTGTTTTATGCAGTAAAACCGGATGTGTCCTATTTTGGAGAAAAGGATTTTCAGCAGATCGCGGTTATTCGTGCTATGGTGAAGCAGCTGGAAATACCTGTTGAGATAGTAGACTGTCCTATTCAGCGGGAATCGGACGGACTGGCTCTTAGTAGCCGGAATACCCGTCTTACTCCGGAACAACGCCAAAAAGCCCCGGTGATTGACCGTACATTAAAAGAAAGTATTACCTTTGTACCGGAAAAGAGCGTTCAGCAAGTAATTGATTATGTGGTATCCACACTAAATAATGTACCTGATATGAGCGTCGAATATTTTGAGATAGTAGACGGAAATACGCTGGAATCTATAACAAACTGGTCGGATACCACCTATCCTGTTGGATGTATTACCGTATACTGTGGAGAAGTAAGGTTGATAGATAATGTAAAGTACTAAGGAAAAAAACAATTTTATAACAATGTTTATAGAAGTAGTAAAATCGAAGATTCATAGAGTTACTGTTACAGAAGCGAACTTGAATTATATTGGAAGTATAACAATAGATGAAGATCTAATGGATGCAGCCAACCTGATTGAAAACGAAAAAGTTCAAATTGTAGATAACAATAATGGCGAACGCTTTGAAACGTATGTTATTAAAGGTGAGCGGGGAACGGGCGTAATTTGCTTAAACGGAGCTGCAGCCAGAAAGGTGCAACCCGGGGATGTTGTTATTATAATGTCTTACGCAACGATGGAGTTTGAAGAAGCAAAGCTATTTAAGCCCTCAGTGGTTTTTCCGGATACAGCAACAAATAAGTTAATCTAAGCAAAAGATTGCTTCGAGAACGTATTTTTCAAATAAATGAAA is from uncultured Macellibacteroides sp. and encodes:
- a CDS encoding glycogen/starch synthase; protein product: MDAKKILFITQEITPYLPESEIATICRNLPQGIQERGREIRTFMPKFGNINERRNQLHEVIRLSGMNLIIDDTDHPLIIKVASIQSARMQVYFIDNDDFFQRKATVTDDNGTEFEDNDDRSIFYVRGVLETVKKLRWIPDLIHCHGWMSALTGLYIKRAYADDPCLKNAKIVYSIYNDDFQVPFRKEFFNKLNMDGIAENDLRSIKDDTSFVSLAKLAIDFSDGVIQGSETINPEITKYIETNTKTPFLPYQTPETYMDSFNSFYDVVLDNNQ
- a CDS encoding DUF4270 domain-containing protein encodes the protein MKIKLLILGLGAAALSMVGCDDDLNLVGSSIQPDSDKIAVFTDTFMMKSSTVKVDSIFARSVTGLLGEFYDPLYGNLKSDYICQFYCPENYKFTHTPIGGAIDSVDFRITYYSSIGDTLTPMRVQIYNVTTPLTKNYYTNMNPANYSDMNTSLGMQTYTAYDATVSDSIRKITDTDDANYYVPHITVRLSKGIGQNFYNETITNPGSFKNQENFNKFFPGLYVTTTFGSGNILNVANSTFSIYYKYMATVKGSAGQDSSFVAQGVERFNVTKEVIQLNRIKNSGIETLLQPNDEYSYLKSPAGVFTRLTIPAAEIIKKVNGHIINNMPLTLKAMPQESWKYALAPPTNLLLIPEDSVNTFFENGQIENNITSFLSTDYKASTRQYSFSNISALLKNQIEKNPDKDLNLLVIPVERVKGSYGSSYYSSSSTYYTISLNHYLAPSGVKLRKDAESMKLQVISSKYNQ
- the panC gene encoding pantoate--beta-alanine ligase; the protein is MKIVNSIKELRLQLDEDKQKGKKVGLVPTMGALHAGHISLVKRCVAENDVCVVSIFVNPTQFNNPNDLLTYPRTLDEDCQLLESSGCTYVFAPSVEEMYPEPDNRVFDFGTVAQVMEGARRPGHFNGVAQIVSKLFYAVKPDVSYFGEKDFQQIAVIRAMVKQLEIPVEIVDCPIQRESDGLALSSRNTRLTPEQRQKAPVIDRTLKESITFVPEKSVQQVIDYVVSTLNNVPDMSVEYFEIVDGNTLESITNWSDTTYPVGCITVYCGEVRLIDNVKY
- the panD gene encoding aspartate 1-decarboxylase, with protein sequence MFIEVVKSKIHRVTVTEANLNYIGSITIDEDLMDAANLIENEKVQIVDNNNGERFETYVIKGERGTGVICLNGAAARKVQPGDVVIIMSYATMEFEEAKLFKPSVVFPDTATNKLI